In Deltaproteobacteria bacterium, the following proteins share a genomic window:
- a CDS encoding helix-turn-helix domain-containing protein, with the protein MTKHSKTHALEPVVRNSAQLGTALLRFRKQAKWTQQQAGLKSGIKQSIVSLIESGAPGTQLGTLFKLTAGLDLELVLRNRKKTMP; encoded by the coding sequence ATGACAAAACATTCCAAAACCCATGCACTGGAACCGGTGGTGCGCAATTCGGCTCAGTTGGGGACAGCCTTGCTCCGCTTTCGCAAACAGGCAAAATGGACCCAGCAACAGGCAGGCCTGAAGTCTGGCATCAAACAATCCATCGTATCGCTAATCGAATCAGGGGCACCCGGCACCCAACTCGGCACGCTCTTTAAGCTCACAGCCGGTCTCGATCTAGAACTTGTTTTGAGAAATCGAAAAAAAACCATGCCTTAA
- a CDS encoding type II toxin-antitoxin system HipA family toxin translates to MKKIQVRFTRTPKESFEVGTLAEESGRIFFEYAPEWLSRGFNLSPFRLPFEPNLFEHKDLSFGPLPGLFEDSLPDGWGLLLMNRHFQKLRLAASPLDRLAWLGMRTMGALTYHPPSEKVEQKAGPFDLSILATHAQALLAGRAREVLPQLLQAGGSPAGARPKVVVGIQGDKIVSGAQDLPEGFDPWIIKFCAKEDLPDAGTIEYAYSLMARAAGITMPETKLFKTKVASFFGIKRFDRSKNDRYHVHTFGNLVHSNFRIPSCDYADLLRATTLLTKNQKDVQQAFRRMVFNGLAHNRDDHVKNFAFLMDFETGDWSLSPAYDLTFSLGPGGEHQMTIAGEGKNPQAKHFFELGKKAGLSQTIMKTILEEVRSAVVSWKKFAKKAGVSLSATKRISDFFS, encoded by the coding sequence ATGAAAAAAATCCAAGTCCGTTTCACCCGTACTCCAAAAGAGTCGTTTGAAGTTGGAACCCTGGCGGAAGAAAGTGGGCGCATTTTTTTTGAATATGCCCCCGAGTGGTTAAGCCGGGGGTTCAATCTTTCTCCCTTCCGATTACCCTTTGAACCAAATTTGTTTGAACACAAGGATTTATCCTTTGGCCCTTTGCCGGGGCTTTTTGAAGACTCCCTGCCCGACGGTTGGGGTTTGTTATTAATGAATCGTCACTTTCAAAAGTTGAGGCTGGCTGCTTCCCCTCTGGATCGTTTGGCTTGGTTGGGTATGCGTACTATGGGCGCATTGACCTATCATCCGCCATCTGAAAAGGTGGAGCAAAAAGCAGGTCCTTTTGATTTATCAATACTGGCAACACACGCACAGGCGCTGCTAGCAGGGAGGGCAAGAGAAGTTCTGCCCCAATTATTGCAGGCCGGGGGAAGCCCGGCGGGAGCTAGACCCAAAGTTGTGGTTGGTATTCAAGGGGATAAAATTGTTTCGGGTGCGCAAGATTTGCCAGAAGGTTTTGATCCTTGGATCATCAAGTTTTGTGCCAAAGAAGATCTGCCGGATGCGGGGACGATAGAATACGCCTATTCCCTGATGGCGCGGGCGGCAGGCATCACGATGCCGGAAACAAAACTTTTTAAAACAAAGGTCGCCTCTTTTTTTGGAATCAAACGCTTTGATCGAAGCAAAAACGATCGGTATCACGTGCACACGTTTGGCAATTTGGTTCATTCCAATTTTCGCATTCCCTCCTGTGACTATGCCGATCTGCTTCGGGCAACAACGCTTCTTACAAAAAATCAAAAGGATGTGCAGCAAGCTTTTCGTCGTATGGTCTTTAATGGGCTGGCTCATAATCGGGATGACCATGTCAAAAATTTTGCCTTTCTTATGGATTTTGAAACCGGGGACTGGAGTCTTTCCCCGGCCTATGACTTAACCTTCAGTTTGGGGCCGGGGGGTGAGCACCAAATGACGATTGCGGGTGAAGGCAAAAATCCCCAAGCGAAACATTTTTTCGAATTGGGTAAAAAGGCGGGGCTTTCTCAAACCATCATGAAAACCATTTTGGAGGAGGTTCGATCGGCTGTGGTGTCATGGAAAAAGTTTGCAAAAAAAGCAGGAGTGAGCCTGTCTGCAACAAAACGAATTTCTGATTTTTTCTCTTGA
- a CDS encoding helix-turn-helix transcriptional regulator, with the protein MVSGALSLQTPEEVKQSIAKRFKGFRLRKGWKQMTLAARSGVTLGSLKRFESSGEVSLASLLRLAHALGCLDEFNRLAERPSANSLAELEREAAFPKRGRE; encoded by the coding sequence ATGGTTTCAGGGGCCTTGTCGTTGCAAACACCCGAGGAAGTTAAGCAATCTATCGCCAAGCGATTCAAGGGGTTTCGTCTGCGAAAAGGCTGGAAGCAGATGACCTTGGCTGCTCGGTCGGGGGTCACGCTTGGTTCTCTAAAGCGGTTTGAAAGTTCGGGTGAAGTTTCTCTTGCTTCTTTATTGCGGCTTGCCCATGCCTTAGGGTGTTTAGATGAATTCAACAGGCTGGCCGAACGTCCCTCCGCCAATAGTCTGGCTGAACTGGAAAGGGAAGCGGCCTTTCCCAAAAGGGGAAGAGAATGA